One genomic window of Bacillus mycoides includes the following:
- a CDS encoding magnesium transporter CorA family protein, translating to MLNIYLTDRNGKLQEIEEMQKGCWINVLHPTEEEIQYLVQTLNVDLDFIKDPLDDEERSRIEKEDNNTLIIVDIPTVRHDEEGNSIYDTIPIGMIVMPDCFVTICLEENPIFERFINQRIKEFYTFKKTRFALQLLYTISTYYLRYLKQINRKTIDLEHQLNKSMKNKEIFTLLGLEKSLVYFTTSLKANKIVIQKLMRNSTFLKMYEDDQDLLEDVLIENKQAIEMAEIYSHILSGMMNTFSSVISNNLNSVMKLLTSITIILSLPTMVSSFFGMNVKVPFEGEAYGFVIVLIICVTLSFTLAFVFWKKRYF from the coding sequence ATGTTAAATATTTATTTAACAGACCGAAACGGAAAACTACAAGAGATTGAGGAAATGCAAAAGGGCTGCTGGATTAATGTACTTCATCCAACAGAAGAAGAAATTCAGTATCTAGTACAAACTTTAAATGTAGACTTAGATTTCATTAAAGACCCTTTGGATGATGAAGAACGCTCTCGTATTGAAAAGGAAGACAATAATACTTTAATTATCGTGGATATTCCGACAGTCAGACATGATGAAGAAGGAAATTCAATTTATGACACGATTCCAATAGGTATGATTGTAATGCCAGATTGTTTTGTTACTATTTGCTTAGAAGAAAATCCAATTTTTGAACGCTTTATTAATCAACGTATTAAAGAATTTTATACGTTTAAAAAGACGCGCTTCGCACTTCAGCTCTTATATACAATTTCTACTTATTATTTAAGGTACTTAAAGCAAATTAATCGAAAAACAATCGATTTAGAGCACCAATTAAATAAGTCGATGAAAAATAAAGAAATTTTCACATTGCTCGGCCTTGAAAAAAGTTTAGTTTATTTTACAACATCATTAAAGGCAAATAAAATTGTAATTCAAAAATTAATGCGAAACAGTACATTTTTGAAAATGTATGAAGACGATCAAGATTTACTAGAAGATGTATTAATTGAGAATAAGCAGGCTATTGAAATGGCGGAAATATATAGTCACATCTTAAGTGGAATGATGAATACATTTAGTTCGGTTATTTCTAACAATTTAAATAGTGTTATGAAACTGTTGACTTCTATTACAATCATTTTATCATTACCAACGATGGTTTCTAGTTTCTTTGGAATGAATGTAAAGGTTCCATTTGAAGGGGAAGCATATGGTTTTGTAATTGTACTTATAATATGTGTAACATTATCTTTCACTTTAGCATTTGTTTTTTGGAAGAAACGTTACTTTTAA